From one Paenibacillus terrae HPL-003 genomic stretch:
- a CDS encoding IS3 family transposase (programmed frameshift) codes for MTKKERRTFSTEFKMQMVQLYQSGKPRKDIIQEYDLNPSSLDKWVKQNSTSGSFKEKDNRTPEELELIELRKQNKQLLMENDIFKASRADHGTKVNVIRQNKHKYSVSAMCDVLKISRSTYYYEESKVEATSEDELPSMIMDIFQSSRQNYGTRKIKKELYQQGFTVSRRRIGRIMKELGLVSSYTIAQYKPHSTSCNEAKQANVLNRKFEQEQALSVVVSDLTYVRVGSYWNYVCFFVDLFNREIIGYSAGLHKDAKLVYRALASIKGNLNDIRLFHTDRGNEFKNKLIDDALEAFQIERSLSMKGCPYDNAVAEATFKIFKTEFVKKRHFESLTELTTELHDYVHWFNHIRIHGSLDYLSPAEFKQRHHKKVV; via the exons ATGACTAAAAAAGAAAGACGTACCTTTAGTACCGAATTTAAGATGCAGATGGTTCAGCTCTATCAAAGTGGTAAACCCCGAAAGGATATCATTCAAGAATATGATTTGAATCCTTCATCACTAGATAAGTGGGTGAAACAGAATTCCACATCTGGATCCTTCAAAGAGAAAGACAACCGGACTCCAGAAGAGCTAGAACTCATCGAACTTCGAAAACAGAACAAGCAACTGCTCATGGAGAATGACATTT TTAAAGCAAGCCGCGCTGATCATGGGACGAAAGTAAATGTCATTCGCCAGAATAAACATAAATACTCGGTATCAGCAATGTGCGACGTCCTAAAAATCTCTAGAAGCACCTATTATTATGAAGAGAGCAAGGTCGAGGCTACATCGGAGGATGAGCTTCCCTCCATGATTATGGATATTTTTCAAAGCAGCCGTCAAAACTACGGTACGCGTAAAATTAAAAAAGAGCTGTACCAGCAAGGCTTTACAGTATCCAGACGGAGAATTGGACGAATCATGAAGGAACTCGGGCTGGTCTCCTCGTATACGATCGCTCAATATAAACCTCATTCCACGAGCTGCAATGAAGCCAAGCAAGCGAATGTATTGAACCGGAAATTTGAGCAAGAACAGGCGTTATCTGTCGTCGTAAGCGACCTGACGTACGTTAGAGTGGGTTCATATTGGAACTACGTATGCTTCTTTGTCGATCTGTTTAACCGCGAGATTATTGGCTACAGTGCGGGGCTACACAAGGATGCCAAGCTAGTTTACCGTGCCTTGGCTTCGATAAAGGGCAACCTGAATGACATTCGGCTCTTTCACACCGACCGAGGAAATGAATTCAAGAATAAGCTCATCGACGATGCTCTGGAGGCTTTTCAGATTGAGCGCTCCTTGAGCATGAAAGGCTGTCCCTATGATAACGCCGTTGCAGAAGCCACGTTTAAAATTTTCAAAACAGAGTTTGTGAAGAAACGTCATTTTGAAAGCCTGACTGAACTAACCACAGAGTTACATGACTATGTGCACTGGTTTAACCATATTCGGATTCATGGATCTCTGGATTACTTAAGTCCGGCTGAATTCAAACAGAGACACCACAAAAAAGTTGTCTAG
- a CDS encoding pirin family protein codes for MFTIYPAASRFSFDKGWLRGSHSFSFAEYQDENNTEFGPMRVCNDDVIAPGRGFGAHPHSDMEIVSIVLYGELRHEDNRGHVAVTNFGGIQRMSAGHGIIHTEHNASQTEDVSLLQLWFSPHTRGLEPSYEATAFNPERLHGQLLPVVAGERVPGTEGEVAAIHQDLTIYLSKLQPGERVEFAQSEGRRVFLFVIEGSLRVNGEYMLNGRDSARIEQEPKLSLEAQEPVFYMLIDLP; via the coding sequence ATGTTCACAATATATCCGGCTGCTTCCCGATTCAGCTTCGATAAGGGATGGCTGCGGGGCAGTCACAGCTTTTCATTCGCGGAATATCAGGATGAGAACAATACAGAGTTTGGCCCCATGCGTGTCTGTAATGACGACGTGATCGCACCGGGACGGGGCTTTGGGGCGCATCCGCACAGTGACATGGAGATTGTCTCCATCGTGCTGTACGGCGAGCTGCGTCATGAGGACAACCGTGGGCATGTGGCGGTGACGAATTTTGGAGGTATCCAGCGGATGTCCGCGGGGCACGGGATCATTCATACGGAGCACAACGCTTCGCAAACGGAGGATGTCAGCCTGCTGCAATTGTGGTTTAGTCCGCACACCAGAGGGTTGGAACCGTCGTATGAAGCTACCGCGTTCAACCCTGAGCGTCTGCACGGTCAGCTTCTGCCTGTCGTTGCAGGGGAGCGTGTTCCGGGCACGGAGGGCGAAGTAGCTGCGATCCATCAGGATTTGACGATTTATCTAAGCAAGCTTCAGCCTGGAGAGCGTGTGGAATTCGCACAGTCCGAAGGGCGACGCGTGTTCTTGTTCGTCATCGAAGGCTCGCTGCGTGTGAACGGTGAATATATGCTGAACGGGCGCGATTCGGCCCGTATTGAGCAGGAGCCGAAGCTATCGCTGGAGGCACAGGAGCCTGTCTTTTATATGCTGATTGATTTGCCCTAA
- a CDS encoding LysR family transcriptional regulator, whose product MDLNDLNIFQTVAAHGSVSKAAAELSYVQSNVTARIKLLEKELQTPLFYRHKRGMILNAEGKRLLQYTKSILSQFEEMKHAFQSTSAPSGVLEIGIVETVIALPAILHAYYSKYPDVELSLKAGVTEHLVQEVAEMRLDGAFVTGPVKHPLIEQLDVFQEKLVLVSQGDEFSVEDVTTRPLLLYKKGCGYRGRLETWLKMEGIIPKQIMEFGTFETIIGSVAAGIGMTVFPESSISGLAAQGLVHCHAMPEPYNEVTTVFIRRKEAYVTSTLQSFMDEIIAQTGA is encoded by the coding sequence TTGGATCTGAACGACTTAAACATTTTCCAGACGGTGGCTGCTCATGGCAGTGTCAGTAAGGCGGCAGCCGAGCTTAGCTATGTCCAGTCCAATGTAACGGCCAGAATCAAGCTGCTGGAAAAGGAACTGCAAACGCCTTTATTTTATAGACATAAGCGGGGCATGATCCTCAATGCGGAGGGCAAGCGTCTGCTGCAATATACGAAAAGCATTTTGTCTCAATTCGAGGAAATGAAGCATGCGTTTCAGAGTACCTCTGCACCTTCGGGGGTGCTGGAGATTGGCATTGTGGAGACGGTGATCGCGCTCCCGGCGATTTTACATGCTTATTACAGCAAGTACCCGGATGTCGAGCTGTCCCTCAAGGCCGGGGTTACGGAGCACTTGGTACAGGAGGTTGCGGAGATGAGGCTAGATGGAGCCTTTGTGACCGGGCCAGTGAAGCATCCCCTCATTGAACAGTTGGATGTGTTTCAGGAAAAGCTGGTCCTTGTCTCCCAAGGAGATGAGTTTTCCGTTGAGGATGTAACAACCCGTCCGCTCCTTTTGTATAAAAAAGGCTGCGGCTACCGTGGGCGGCTGGAAACCTGGCTCAAGATGGAGGGTATTATTCCCAAGCAGATTATGGAGTTTGGGACATTCGAGACGATTATCGGCAGTGTGGCGGCTGGTATTGGAATGACGGTTTTTCCCGAATCCTCGATCAGCGGGCTGGCAGCCCAGGGTCTGGTGCATTGTCATGCGATGCCTGAGCCGTACAACGAAGTGACAACGGTGTTCATCCGTCGCAAGGAAGCCTATGTGACCAGTACCTTGCAGTCTTTTATGGATGAAATTATCGCTCAGACAGGGGCATAG
- a CDS encoding DMT family transporter, protein MNRQIMTGSLLCLIASMSWGAMFPVSHIALQQVNPLYFSFLRYFSVTLILIVLLWLKEGRAAFRFEGKGKTLLFFGTMGFTIYNMAVFQGQHAMGAAGTIVASIMEVLMPMISIAMIWVLTRKMPPKYTLISMIIALAGAILVITNGKWTFFTLAGQHLLPLLLIFAGVIGWVVYSMGGSHFAGWSTLRYSTLTCLLGTLVSFVVVTTASAFNWVAVPDWQHVWSVKYEMSFMILLPGLAALLSWNAGIRMLSPLNGILFINFVPITTLVLMYFQGYTISRFELYGTLLVIFALLLNNMVQRNSLHPSGNPRRIRFRLDRRKSFQR, encoded by the coding sequence ATGAATAGACAAATCATGACCGGATCTTTATTGTGCCTGATCGCCAGTATGTCCTGGGGGGCCATGTTTCCGGTTTCGCACATTGCATTGCAACAAGTCAATCCGCTGTACTTTTCATTTTTACGTTATTTCTCGGTTACGCTCATACTGATCGTGCTGTTGTGGCTCAAAGAGGGACGGGCAGCTTTTCGCTTTGAGGGCAAGGGCAAGACATTGCTGTTCTTTGGTACGATGGGATTTACCATTTATAATATGGCCGTTTTCCAGGGACAGCACGCGATGGGTGCAGCAGGTACCATTGTAGCTTCTATTATGGAAGTGCTGATGCCGATGATTTCGATTGCGATGATATGGGTCCTGACCCGTAAAATGCCGCCAAAATACACACTGATCAGTATGATAATCGCACTGGCTGGAGCTATACTCGTGATTACGAACGGAAAATGGACCTTTTTCACACTCGCCGGACAGCATTTACTACCGCTGCTGCTCATTTTCGCAGGGGTGATTGGATGGGTCGTGTATTCCATGGGAGGCAGCCATTTTGCAGGATGGTCCACCCTTCGCTACTCTACCTTAACCTGCCTGCTCGGAACCCTGGTTTCCTTCGTAGTCGTCACGACCGCCTCCGCCTTCAACTGGGTTGCGGTGCCTGACTGGCAGCATGTATGGTCGGTCAAATACGAAATGAGCTTTATGATCCTGCTTCCGGGGCTGGCAGCCTTGCTGAGCTGGAATGCCGGAATCCGAATGCTGTCACCACTGAACGGAATTCTATTTATTAACTTTGTACCGATTACCACGCTGGTACTTATGTATTTCCAAGGCTATACCATCAGCCGATTTGAACTGTACGGGACATTGCTGGTCATCTTCGCGCTGTTGCTTAACAATATGGTTCAAAGAAACTCTCTACACCCTTCCGGCAATCCGCGCCGCATCCGTTTCCGCTTGGATCGACGTAAATCATTCCAAAGATAG
- a CDS encoding methyl-accepting chemotaxis protein → MEKVRKRTTIWTLRNKLVLGFLLILLVPSLSISIATYNSSFNAMEKQLHSSANQGVATANSVIEYALANKIKDVGYLAERLDSSMIDGRNSPLIQPKLIQYIGLHEDATDVFVGTSDGLMIRGVPKEDEGTYDPRKRDWYIEAMKQPGKVAITPVVMNSSGIPVVVVSQTLSDQSGVIGVSLNLESVRKLASIKVGQEGYIIILDHTKKFVVHPTAKPGTSLDASFINDMYAAPSGQYTYVYEGQEKYLNYVTNKDTGWKIAGTFYQSEISDATAAMRYVTIFVLAASLVLALIAIFLITRSVLVPIRKLQKSAEQISEGDLTGDLETGKTDEVGQLSSHFQSMVDSLRTMIRSVHETTDRVSSSAEELAAGADQTTQAIEHVTIAIQEVAVGSERQAQSVKHGSVSMEELAQQAVNVSERMMGVSEQVKSNAESAQAGSKAATRAVQKMHDIDETVNDLGHAMDSLSERSGEIENIISVISGIAKQTNLLALNASIEAARAGDHGKGFAVVATEVRKLAEESAKSATLISERIEAMQMDMDHALTAMHQARTRVTEGIDSVSTSEQSFAEISQAVELATGHINDITGVTQEMARGASGVVSIMSDISHISNEAAGNTESISAAAEQQLASIEEIASSSADLSQMAEELRELVGRFRVGEK, encoded by the coding sequence ATGGAAAAAGTGCGAAAGAGAACGACCATTTGGACACTCAGGAACAAGCTTGTTTTAGGTTTTCTGCTTATTTTGTTGGTCCCGAGCTTAAGTATATCTATCGCGACTTATAATTCATCATTTAATGCTATGGAGAAGCAGCTTCACAGCAGTGCAAATCAGGGGGTAGCGACCGCTAATTCGGTAATTGAATATGCACTTGCCAATAAAATCAAAGATGTGGGTTATTTGGCGGAACGACTCGACAGTTCCATGATTGATGGTCGAAATAGCCCGTTGATTCAGCCCAAGCTGATTCAATACATAGGTCTGCACGAGGATGCGACCGATGTTTTTGTCGGTACTTCAGATGGTCTGATGATCCGGGGGGTGCCTAAAGAGGACGAAGGTACATATGATCCCCGCAAGCGGGACTGGTATATCGAAGCGATGAAGCAGCCCGGTAAAGTGGCAATTACTCCCGTCGTAATGAATTCATCGGGTATTCCTGTTGTCGTCGTATCTCAAACGCTCTCCGACCAGTCCGGGGTTATCGGGGTCTCTCTGAATCTGGAAAGTGTACGTAAACTGGCTTCCATCAAAGTGGGCCAGGAGGGATATATCATTATTTTGGATCATACGAAAAAATTTGTGGTTCACCCTACGGCTAAGCCGGGTACATCTCTTGATGCAAGCTTTATTAATGATATGTATGCTGCGCCGAGCGGGCAGTATACATATGTGTATGAAGGCCAAGAGAAGTACCTGAACTATGTAACGAATAAGGATACCGGCTGGAAAATTGCGGGAACCTTCTATCAATCCGAGATCAGCGATGCCACCGCTGCCATGCGTTATGTAACCATTTTTGTGCTGGCAGCCTCATTGGTGCTTGCACTTATTGCGATTTTCCTGATTACCCGTTCCGTCCTGGTACCGATCCGCAAACTGCAAAAATCGGCAGAGCAGATCAGTGAAGGAGATTTGACAGGCGATTTGGAAACAGGAAAAACCGATGAGGTGGGTCAGTTGTCTTCCCACTTTCAATCGATGGTGGATAGCTTGCGCACGATGATTCGAAGCGTACACGAAACCACAGATCGGGTAAGCTCTTCGGCAGAGGAATTGGCTGCGGGAGCCGATCAGACGACCCAAGCCATTGAGCATGTCACCATAGCTATTCAGGAAGTAGCAGTGGGCAGCGAGCGTCAGGCTCAGAGTGTCAAACATGGCTCCGTAAGCATGGAGGAGCTTGCTCAGCAGGCAGTAAACGTATCCGAGCGTATGATGGGCGTATCTGAACAGGTGAAAAGTAACGCAGAGTCCGCACAAGCAGGCAGCAAGGCAGCTACGCGAGCTGTACAGAAAATGCATGATATCGACGAGACTGTTAACGATCTCGGACATGCAATGGATTCCCTGAGTGAACGCTCCGGCGAAATTGAAAATATCATCAGCGTCATATCCGGTATTGCCAAACAAACGAACCTGCTTGCGCTGAATGCATCCATTGAGGCGGCACGCGCTGGCGATCATGGTAAGGGCTTTGCCGTGGTTGCTACGGAGGTACGCAAGCTGGCTGAGGAATCTGCGAAATCGGCGACCTTGATTTCAGAGCGTATTGAGGCGATGCAGATGGATATGGATCACGCTTTGACGGCTATGCATCAAGCCCGTACACGGGTGACGGAAGGCATTGATTCAGTAAGCACGTCTGAGCAATCCTTTGCGGAAATCAGTCAGGCTGTGGAATTAGCGACGGGGCATATCAATGACATTACTGGAGTGACACAGGAAATGGCTCGGGGTGCGTCAGGTGTCGTGAGTATTATGAGCGATATTTCCCATATTTCGAACGAGGCAGCGGGCAACACCGAGTCGATCTCAGCCGCCGCTGAGCAGCAGCTCGCTTCTATTGAGGAAATCGCTTCTTCCTCAGCGGATCTGAGCCAAATGGCGGAGGAACTGCGCGAGCTGGTTGGACGATTCCGAGTCGGAGAAAAATAA
- a CDS encoding DoxX family protein, which produces MNQTLTNIGLLLVRIFTGVIFIVHGSQKFQGLDGTSGFFQSIGLPGWLAPVVATVELVGGIALVLGIGTRLAGVALTIVMIGVLLTAKKGQPFGSIEFDLLVLFTSLKQALVGGRFLAVDQLFGRKKPENSSVQV; this is translated from the coding sequence ATGAATCAAACACTTACGAATATTGGATTGCTGTTGGTACGAATCTTTACAGGGGTCATTTTCATTGTTCACGGTTCACAAAAATTTCAGGGACTGGATGGAACCTCCGGCTTCTTCCAAAGTATCGGACTTCCTGGCTGGTTGGCTCCTGTGGTCGCTACGGTTGAGCTGGTTGGCGGTATTGCACTGGTTCTGGGTATTGGAACACGACTTGCCGGAGTAGCATTGACGATCGTCATGATCGGTGTACTGCTGACTGCTAAAAAAGGACAGCCCTTTGGCTCCATTGAGTTTGATCTGCTGGTTCTGTTCACCAGCCTTAAGCAAGCACTGGTAGGTGGACGTTTTCTGGCGGTAGATCAGTTGTTTGGCCGTAAAAAGCCAGAAAACAGCAGCGTACAGGTCTAA
- a CDS encoding M56 family metallopeptidase — MWKTRSKLLFTAGALISGFALIQMGMYAGQHIFGWKLDFNVFQICRSLLQNYGIGYMVDALSGLVFLTFGIAGVEAIRQCMATRAAFRRLRRMRDLPLTETLGERYRELGANRIWVIDYTKPAAFTMGLWKPRIVLSSALLSVLDKHEEEAVIYHEAHHMKHYDPLKTWLLQMCATLLFYLPVLRHITNHYKIAREILADNEAINRAGSPVGIGSALLKLLSMTPAKTRLVNSAACSSFAETSINYRISRILDPQLEPIISMPWRSIMFSSYVLVMLTLMFALALM; from the coding sequence ATGTGGAAAACACGTTCTAAATTACTGTTTACAGCAGGCGCCTTGATTTCGGGTTTCGCCCTTATACAGATGGGTATGTACGCCGGGCAGCATATTTTCGGCTGGAAATTGGATTTTAACGTGTTTCAGATTTGTAGAAGTCTGTTGCAGAACTACGGAATCGGCTACATGGTGGATGCGCTCAGTGGACTCGTCTTTCTCACCTTTGGGATTGCCGGGGTAGAAGCGATACGGCAGTGTATGGCCACAAGGGCGGCTTTCCGCAGACTGCGCCGGATGCGTGACCTGCCGCTGACGGAAACACTGGGTGAGCGATATCGTGAACTGGGAGCCAACCGGATTTGGGTCATTGATTATACCAAGCCTGCCGCTTTCACCATGGGATTATGGAAGCCGCGCATTGTATTATCCTCCGCATTGTTGTCCGTACTGGACAAACACGAGGAGGAGGCTGTCATATACCATGAAGCGCATCATATGAAACATTATGATCCATTGAAGACATGGTTGCTGCAAATGTGTGCTACCCTGCTGTTCTACTTGCCGGTGCTGCGTCATATTACCAACCATTATAAGATAGCCCGTGAAATTTTAGCCGACAATGAAGCCATTAATCGAGCCGGTTCGCCGGTTGGGATTGGAAGCGCACTGCTCAAGCTTCTGAGTATGACGCCTGCCAAGACCCGCCTGGTAAACTCTGCCGCTTGTTCCTCTTTTGCAGAAACGTCAATTAACTACCGTATCTCACGTATACTAGATCCGCAGCTAGAGCCGATCATCTCAATGCCCTGGCGTTCGATTATGTTTTCCAGCTATGTGCTAGTGATGCTGACGCTTATGTTTGCACTGGCGTTAATGTAG
- a CDS encoding BlaI/MecI/CopY family transcriptional regulator, with amino-acid sequence MKRLNFKTGETGLNRFFGPLEAKIMDILWSTSDRSIKEVQTALEGDRDFNFNTVMTVMNRLVEKGILSKSIRGRTSLYRPVLSREEFRDEQSKELSHELVDEFGPLAVNHMIDALEVADPMLIERLEQKIKQWKKDI; translated from the coding sequence ATGAAACGACTGAATTTTAAAACTGGCGAAACCGGACTCAACCGTTTTTTCGGACCTCTGGAAGCCAAAATTATGGATATTTTATGGTCCACTTCGGATCGGAGCATCAAAGAAGTGCAGACCGCGTTGGAGGGGGATCGGGACTTTAATTTCAATACGGTGATGACCGTGATGAACCGTCTGGTGGAGAAGGGAATACTGAGTAAGAGTATACGCGGGAGAACGTCTTTGTATCGGCCGGTTCTGAGCAGGGAAGAATTCAGGGATGAACAGTCCAAGGAGTTAAGCCATGAACTGGTGGATGAATTCGGTCCACTCGCTGTAAATCATATGATTGATGCTCTGGAGGTGGCCGATCCTATGCTGATCGAACGTCTGGAACAAAAAATTAAACAATGGAAAAAGGATATATAG
- a CDS encoding winged helix family transcriptional regulator: MPKQANQITNRFKAAEMPKRVKGNWTTMLPAPSAPALQTVPSNEPLYCPTTRRIVLISSVPGVVHGLVRTLSDACFDVMVFHRWEPEVQRHLGNDLLIYDLTATDIRSELLDIRKRLEAEQMKDTPVMYVIQDRMAVRAHELLPSEEVLVWPLASNHMVHDIERMIVRHPATSRQATQGSRRTVFKDIWIDRDKMLVYKEENQLNLTKTEYDLLLKLIDAQGKVISREQMMHDIWETDFVGGSNVVDVHVKSLRKKLGDRPAEPEYIATVRGVGYRLAD, encoded by the coding sequence ATGCCAAAGCAAGCGAATCAAATAACGAATCGTTTCAAAGCAGCCGAGATGCCTAAACGGGTGAAGGGTAACTGGACAACGATGTTACCCGCTCCCTCTGCTCCTGCGTTACAGACGGTTCCTTCCAATGAGCCGTTGTACTGCCCGACTACACGCCGCATCGTTCTGATCAGCTCGGTTCCGGGTGTCGTTCATGGTTTGGTACGTACGTTGTCAGACGCGTGCTTTGATGTGATGGTGTTCCATCGCTGGGAGCCTGAAGTACAACGTCATCTGGGAAACGATCTGCTGATTTACGATTTGACCGCTACCGATATACGGAGTGAATTACTGGATATCCGTAAGCGTCTTGAGGCGGAACAGATGAAAGATACACCGGTCATGTATGTGATTCAGGATCGGATGGCTGTACGTGCGCATGAGCTGCTTCCTTCGGAAGAGGTGTTAGTATGGCCGCTGGCTTCCAATCATATGGTGCATGATATTGAACGGATGATTGTACGTCATCCGGCAACTTCCCGTCAGGCAACGCAAGGCAGCCGTCGTACGGTGTTCAAGGACATCTGGATTGACCGTGATAAAATGTTAGTATACAAAGAGGAGAATCAATTAAATCTGACCAAAACGGAATATGATTTGCTGTTGAAGCTGATTGATGCTCAAGGCAAAGTCATCTCTCGTGAGCAGATGATGCATGATATCTGGGAGACGGATTTTGTGGGCGGCAGCAATGTCGTAGATGTGCATGTCAAAAGCTTGCGCAAGAAGCTGGGCGACCGACCTGCGGAGCCTGAATATATTGCAACAGTAAGAGGTGTAGGCTACAGATTGGCGGATTGA
- a CDS encoding Fur family transcriptional regulator: MRTLNLTSQRQAVYDVVREAHDHPTAADVMNRLMERGYNLAYGTVYNSLRYLTDKELIRELKLGEAASRYDGRMDDHQHIICQVCGRVDEVMSEVPQDWIETVAHETGYTIAHAHVVFGGVCKECQSKRIK; encoded by the coding sequence ATGAGAACTTTAAATTTAACTTCGCAGCGCCAAGCAGTGTACGATGTGGTTCGTGAGGCCCACGATCATCCTACCGCAGCCGATGTTATGAACCGGTTGATGGAGCGCGGATACAATCTTGCCTATGGAACGGTATATAATTCGCTACGATATTTGACAGATAAGGAATTGATCCGCGAGTTGAAGCTGGGGGAAGCTGCCAGTCGTTATGACGGACGAATGGACGATCATCAGCATATTATTTGTCAGGTATGTGGGCGGGTAGATGAAGTGATGAGCGAGGTTCCACAGGATTGGATCGAGACGGTTGCGCATGAAACGGGATATACCATTGCCCATGCCCATGTCGTATTCGGAGGAGTGTGTAAGGAATGCCAAAGCAAGCGAATCAAATAA
- a CDS encoding spore germination protein gives MIRYPYRKHNPKSGADGKNKSSSGSLKIEAHLEINLQQIKELTSNSPDFLIRRFSLGLKADVPAAIVFLDSMVKTDTVNELVMKSLLRPSAEVATEVESAQGLYSRIQGHALELGEVKECDDWNSMMEQLLMGDTIILLEGCTKAIACGTRGGEARAVNEPTTQSVVRGSKEGFVESVFTNVSLVRRRIKSSDLTMEMFKVGSTSLTNVAMLYMKNIADPSVVEEVRQRVKNINIDAVFESGMVEEMIQDHNLTPFPTIYNTERPDTISSNIMEALLLEVTFEILREAGIRMPRVSGIYLYFPLFILSGGSCAKKQR, from the coding sequence ATGATTCGCTATCCCTATCGCAAACATAACCCAAAATCAGGTGCGGACGGGAAAAATAAAAGCTCTTCAGGCTCTTTGAAGATCGAGGCTCATTTGGAAATCAATCTGCAGCAAATTAAGGAATTGACGTCAAACAGTCCAGACTTCTTGATTCGCCGCTTTAGTCTGGGGCTGAAAGCTGACGTCCCTGCTGCCATTGTATTTCTGGATAGTATGGTCAAGACGGACACAGTAAATGAACTCGTCATGAAATCATTGCTTCGACCATCCGCCGAGGTGGCTACTGAGGTAGAAAGTGCACAAGGGCTTTACAGTCGGATACAGGGCCATGCCCTTGAACTTGGTGAAGTGAAGGAATGCGATGATTGGAATTCCATGATGGAACAGCTCTTGATGGGAGATACGATCATTTTACTTGAAGGCTGTACAAAAGCCATTGCATGCGGGACACGTGGAGGAGAGGCTCGGGCGGTCAACGAGCCCACCACACAGTCAGTCGTCAGAGGGTCGAAAGAAGGATTTGTAGAATCCGTGTTTACGAATGTATCTCTTGTACGCCGACGGATTAAAAGCTCGGATCTTACGATGGAGATGTTCAAAGTAGGAAGCACGTCCCTCACGAATGTAGCTATGCTGTATATGAAGAATATTGCAGATCCAAGTGTCGTAGAAGAAGTTCGTCAACGCGTAAAAAATATCAATATCGACGCCGTATTCGAATCTGGCATGGTAGAAGAGATGATACAGGATCATAATCTCACGCCATTCCCAACGATCTATAACACGGAAAGACCTGATACGATCAGCAGCAATATTATGGAGGCGCTTCTTTTGGAGGTCACCTTTGAGATCTTGCGTGAAGCGGGTATTCGAATGCCCCGTGTGAGTGGAATTTATTTATATTTTCCCCTTTTTATTCTTTCTGGTGGCTCTTGTGCGAAGAAGCAGAGGTAG
- a CDS encoding GGDEF domain-containing protein, producing MFSTFFVNTCILVTFLYITGLISQRYKIRLHTLKRKAHWIGGALFGFYGIVLMYYSIPVGFNTIADLRHLAIVATAAYIGGPATLMATLFICLGRLLLFGVTTQAIVGSFFMMLVGLGCALLSHLSWSRLTKLITMNVFALGIIFCSLTINLNNVNDVLQVYPLHFVISMAGGFLLYFIAESINKSNELLLRLEHTSFTDHLTNLSNRRQLEFSLEEQLPQARQRHEHLSVLVLDIDHFKEVNDTYGHAAGDAVLRQLGQILRGKCRSFDVVTRSGGEEFTVLLPNCAFRQALRIANQILDGVDQYEFVLSDGVVLNITVSIGVTTFPDTGEDMSGAALLEQADRALYEAKNAGRNRVCSYQV from the coding sequence TTGTTCAGTACGTTTTTTGTAAATACCTGTATCCTTGTCACCTTTTTGTACATAACCGGGCTCATATCACAAAGATATAAAATCCGCCTACATACCTTAAAGCGTAAGGCACATTGGATCGGAGGCGCTCTTTTTGGATTCTATGGCATTGTCTTGATGTACTATTCGATCCCAGTGGGTTTTAATACCATTGCCGATCTTCGTCATCTGGCTATCGTAGCCACGGCGGCTTACATTGGCGGACCTGCAACACTCATGGCTACCCTATTTATATGCTTAGGCAGATTATTGCTGTTTGGTGTCACCACTCAAGCCATTGTGGGGTCTTTTTTTATGATGCTCGTGGGCCTGGGTTGCGCTTTGCTGTCACATCTGTCCTGGTCACGTTTAACGAAGCTGATCACGATGAACGTTTTCGCTTTGGGCATTATTTTCTGCTCTCTCACAATTAATTTGAATAATGTTAATGATGTTTTGCAGGTTTATCCGCTCCATTTCGTTATTTCTATGGCAGGCGGATTTCTTCTGTATTTCATAGCCGAGTCCATCAACAAGTCCAATGAGCTGTTACTTCGTCTGGAGCATACCTCCTTTACAGACCATCTCACCAATTTAAGCAACAGAAGACAGCTCGAATTTTCATTGGAAGAGCAGCTTCCTCAAGCTCGTCAACGCCATGAGCATCTATCTGTACTTGTATTGGATATTGATCATTTTAAGGAAGTGAACGATACCTACGGTCATGCGGCCGGGGATGCGGTGCTACGTCAGCTAGGTCAGATTTTGAGGGGAAAATGCCGCTCCTTTGATGTGGTAACCCGTAGCGGCGGGGAGGAATTCACCGTACTTCTGCCGAATTGTGCTTTCCGGCAAGCGTTACGCATAGCAAATCAGATCCTGGACGGGGTAGATCAGTACGAGTTCGTTTTGTCGGACGGGGTTGTACTCAACATCACGGTGTCTATCGGCGTAACGACCTTTCCCGATACCGGGGAGGATATGTCCGGGGCGGCTCTACTGGAACAAGCGGATAGAGCACTATACGAAGCTAAAAATGCAGGGCGCAATCGGGTCTGCTCCTATCAGGTATAA